One Vallitalea pronyensis genomic region harbors:
- a CDS encoding ferritin translates to MLSKKLLDAINEQIQYEFYSSHLYLAMAAYCYSIDFDGFANFFMVQAEEEKFHAMKFFNFVNEMDETVVIHGLDTPPSDYKDMEEIYEKTLAHEKFVTARIYKLMDIAMEEREHATISFLKWFIDEQVEEEATAKGILQKIKRANGDMSIMYAIDTEMSNRVFTPPPTA, encoded by the coding sequence ATGTTAAGTAAAAAATTATTGGACGCTATTAATGAACAGATTCAATATGAGTTTTACTCATCTCATTTATATTTAGCCATGGCAGCTTATTGTTATTCCATTGATTTTGATGGATTTGCTAACTTCTTTATGGTACAAGCCGAAGAAGAAAAGTTCCATGCTATGAAATTCTTTAACTTTGTTAATGAAATGGATGAGACAGTCGTTATTCACGGTTTAGATACACCTCCAAGTGACTATAAGGATATGGAGGAGATTTACGAAAAAACCCTTGCACATGAAAAATTTGTAACTGCTCGTATCTACAAACTTATGGATATTGCTATGGAAGAAAGAGAACATGCTACAATCAGTTTCTTGAAATGGTTTATTGATGAACAAGTGGAAGAAGAAGCTACGGCTAAAGGTATTCTTCAAAAAATCAAAAGAGCCAATGGCGATATGTCCATTATGTATGCTATTGATACAGAAATGAGTAATCGTGTATTCACACCACCACCAACAGCTTAA
- the tsaD gene encoding tRNA (adenosine(37)-N6)-threonylcarbamoyltransferase complex transferase subunit TsaD, producing MKDVIIMAIETSCDETSVALVKNGKDILSNIISSQIDLHEKFGGVVPEIASRKHIENIDPVIQEALDVAHVSLEDIDAIAVTYGPGLVGALLVGLAEAKAIAFATNKPLIGIHHIEGHISANYIENDFQPPFIGMVVSGGHTHLVHVKDYGVYEILGKTRDDAAGEAFDKVARAIGLGYPGGPKIDKIAKEGDENAIEFPRSYLENGSYDFSFSGVKSAVLNYINQCKMKDEPIHVPNIAASFQKAVVEVIVNKTIKAAQTEGLHKVALAGGVAANSKLREMMTIACKEADIVLNYPSPVYCTDNAAMIGVAAYHEYLKGVRHTMALNAVPYLKLGSRI from the coding sequence ATGAAAGATGTCATAATTATGGCTATAGAGACATCATGCGATGAAACATCCGTAGCCCTTGTCAAAAATGGAAAAGATATATTATCCAATATCATATCTTCTCAAATTGATTTACATGAAAAATTTGGAGGCGTTGTACCTGAGATAGCTTCTAGAAAACACATTGAAAACATCGACCCTGTGATACAGGAAGCTTTAGATGTGGCTCATGTAAGCTTGGAAGATATAGATGCCATTGCCGTTACATATGGACCAGGTCTTGTAGGTGCTTTGTTGGTAGGGTTAGCAGAAGCTAAGGCAATAGCTTTTGCAACCAATAAACCACTTATTGGTATACACCATATTGAAGGGCACATTAGTGCGAATTACATTGAAAATGATTTTCAACCACCATTTATTGGCATGGTTGTATCAGGCGGGCATACCCACTTGGTTCACGTAAAAGATTATGGTGTGTATGAAATTTTAGGGAAGACACGAGATGATGCTGCGGGCGAAGCTTTCGATAAAGTTGCTAGAGCCATAGGTCTCGGATATCCAGGAGGCCCTAAAATTGATAAAATAGCAAAAGAAGGCGATGAAAATGCCATTGAATTTCCAAGGTCTTATTTAGAGAATGGGTCTTATGATTTTAGCTTTAGTGGTGTAAAATCTGCTGTGCTCAATTACATTAACCAATGCAAAATGAAAGATGAACCCATTCATGTACCGAATATTGCAGCAAGTTTTCAAAAAGCTGTTGTGGAGGTCATTGTCAATAAAACCATAAAAGCTGCTCAGACGGAAGGACTGCACAAAGTTGCTTTAGCAGGAGGGGTAGCAGCCAATAGTAAGCTGCGAGAAATGATGACAATTGCTTGTAAAGAAGCGGATATTGTACTGAATTATCCATCACCTGTGTACTGTACAGATAATGCAGCGATGATTGGGGTAGCAGCTTATCATGAATATCTAAAAGGTGTTCGGCATACAATGGCGTTAAACGCCGTACCTTATCTAAAGTTAGGGAGTCGGATATAG
- the ispD gene encoding 2-C-methyl-D-erythritol 4-phosphate cytidylyltransferase codes for MDQLKCTVIIPAAGKGKRMKHHQHKQYIELKGKPILVYTLEAFMRCDAITHIIIVVGQGEVDYCKQEIVQPYSLDKVISVIEGGKERQDSVYEGIKCIPQETDIVLIHDAARPFIQEEHIISTIKEANKSGACVLGVKVKDTIKVVNNEGNIISTPNRDMLWAIQTPQTFKKEIIKEAYEQAIKYKFVATDDAMVVEKYADTTVTIVEGSYGNIKITTQEDLMVANALDL; via the coding sequence ATGGACCAATTAAAATGTACAGTCATTATTCCTGCTGCTGGTAAAGGGAAAAGAATGAAGCATCATCAGCATAAGCAATATATTGAACTAAAAGGTAAACCAATTTTGGTATATACCTTGGAGGCTTTTATGCGGTGTGATGCCATTACGCATATTATTATTGTTGTGGGACAAGGTGAAGTCGACTATTGTAAACAAGAAATTGTTCAACCGTACAGCTTAGATAAGGTCATATCTGTAATAGAAGGTGGGAAAGAAAGACAAGATTCTGTATATGAGGGCATCAAATGTATCCCACAGGAAACAGATATTGTATTAATTCATGATGCAGCACGTCCTTTTATACAAGAAGAGCATATAATAAGTACGATTAAGGAAGCAAATAAGAGTGGTGCATGTGTGTTAGGTGTTAAAGTTAAAGATACAATAAAAGTGGTTAATAATGAAGGAAATATTATAAGCACACCTAATCGGGATATGCTTTGGGCGATACAAACACCACAAACATTTAAAAAAGAAATCATTAAAGAAGCTTATGAACAAGCCATAAAATATAAGTTTGTAGCCACAGATGATGCCATGGTTGTAGAGAAATATGCTGACACAACCGTAACCATTGTAGAGGGTTCCTATGGTAACATAAAAATCACTACCCAGGAAGACTTAATGGTGGCGAATGCTTTGGATTTATAG
- a CDS encoding DUF6715 family protein produces the protein MRKYIAILILVSLGVILFVVFDNQTSEDNEEKSLMTSGDRLLDDLKEDYEGTLLNIRDLQKTPQQVIKFNNTVMKKLYGHDISEDDIELLLKVQRVLYDEELLEKNPKDVHYQRAKEEIQAFEDSDTKIIGYDIQEDQQEKDGMVMIKVVFYLNKVGSNGEIYEEFLLVEKEGLWKIKGWQTTQEFIVVGD, from the coding sequence ATGAGAAAATACATTGCAATATTAATATTGGTGAGTTTAGGGGTAATCTTATTTGTTGTATTTGATAATCAAACAAGTGAAGATAACGAAGAAAAATCATTGATGACCAGTGGTGATCGTCTTTTAGATGATTTGAAAGAAGACTATGAAGGTACATTGCTTAACATAAGGGATTTGCAAAAAACACCACAACAAGTCATTAAGTTTAACAACACAGTTATGAAAAAACTCTATGGTCACGACATAAGTGAAGATGACATTGAGTTACTTTTGAAAGTGCAAAGAGTACTCTATGATGAAGAACTATTAGAAAAAAACCCAAAGGATGTACATTATCAAAGGGCAAAAGAAGAGATTCAAGCCTTTGAAGATAGTGATACCAAAATCATAGGGTATGACATTCAAGAAGACCAACAAGAAAAAGATGGTATGGTCATGATAAAAGTAGTCTTTTATTTAAACAAGGTTGGATCCAATGGGGAAATTTATGAAGAATTTTTATTGGTAGAAAAAGAGGGGCTTTGGAAAATAAAAGGTTGGCAAACAACACAGGAATTTATAGTAGTAGGTGATTAA